From the genome of Fusobacterium varium, one region includes:
- a CDS encoding Bacterial DNA-binding protein, translating to MNTREFVSYYKRLRKEQDETIEYEEAREEREEIFNLIAEVIAMDEEVKFKNKGTFSLLKRKKRRIGSPTSNEVREIIPKKTIKFVQSKVLEIN from the coding sequence ATGAACACTAGAGAATTTGTATCATATTACAAAAGATTGAGAAAAGAACAAGATGAAACAATAGAATATGAAGAAGCAAGAGAGGAAAGAGAAGAGATATTTAACCTTATAGCAGAAGTAATAGCTATGGATGAAGAGGTAAAATTTAAAAATAAGGGAACATTTTCACTTTTAAAAAGAAAAAAGAGAAGGATAGGAAGTCCAACATCAAATGAAGTGAGGGAAATAATCCCTAAAAAAACAATAAAATTTGTACAATCAAAAGTATTGGAAATAAATTAA
- the ppsA gene encoding Phosphoenolpyruvate synthase: MAERKNRYDLNSKLIFPEVITKDKDLDFIEISESKPNFVTNKKLSGEIVLLEEDINQDISGKIVVISKADPGFDWIFAKNISGLITKYGGVASHMSIRCAEFGIPAAIGCGDKIYDFICSCQKIVLDCRNERIYDEI, encoded by the coding sequence ATGGCTGAGAGAAAGAATAGATATGATTTAAACAGCAAGTTAATTTTTCCAGAGGTAATAACTAAAGATAAAGATTTAGATTTTATAGAAATATCAGAATCAAAACCTAATTTTGTTACAAATAAAAAATTAAGTGGAGAAATAGTTCTATTAGAAGAAGATATAAATCAAGATATTTCAGGAAAAATAGTTGTAATATCAAAGGCAGATCCTGGTTTTGATTGGATATTTGCTAAAAATATAAGTGGACTTATAACAAAATATGGTGGAGTGGCATCTCATATGTCAATAAGATGTGCTGAATTTGGAATTCCAGCAGCCATTGGATGTGGAGATAAAATATATGATTTTATTTGTAGTTGTCAAAAAATAGTTTTAGATTGTAGAAATGAGAGAATATATGATGAGATATAA
- the msbA_2 gene encoding Lipid A export ATP-binding/permease protein MsbA, translated as MNNFQNSCNKYIKVDKKYMSSQPVPRLILEFLGFSIVVVLIIFSVMIYDENGLAKIMPIISIFFIGLYRILPSVNRIINNYQTILFYRKSLDTVVDELESEIENIENNSIEFNKKIELKDICFEFEKGKEVLKNINLNIFKGEKVAFVGESGSGKTTLVDLITGLYKPKNGNVYLDDIKLEDKNIGYWRQSIGYIPQEVYLFDGTIADNVVFNREYNEERLIESLKKARIWEFLKKKEGIKTIVGDRGIILSGGQKQRIAIARALYDNPEVLVLDEATSALDNETEEEIMKEIYNVSKDRTLIIVAHRLTTLKDCDRIFVINNGEVERMVKSVDEL; from the coding sequence ATGAATAATTTTCAAAATTCTTGTAATAAATATATAAAAGTTGATAAAAAATATATGTCATCTCAACCAGTACCAAGATTAATATTAGAGTTTTTAGGATTTTCAATAGTGGTAGTGTTAATAATATTTTCTGTAATGATATATGATGAAAATGGACTAGCTAAAATAATGCCAATAATATCAATATTTTTTATAGGATTATATAGAATACTACCATCAGTTAATAGAATCATTAATAATTATCAAACAATTCTTTTTTATAGGAAATCTTTAGATACTGTAGTTGATGAATTAGAAAGTGAAATTGAAAATATTGAAAATAATTCTATCGAATTTAATAAAAAAATAGAATTAAAAGATATATGTTTTGAATTTGAAAAAGGAAAAGAAGTTCTAAAAAATATAAATCTAAATATTTTTAAGGGAGAAAAGGTAGCATTTGTAGGAGAATCAGGTTCTGGAAAAACAACACTTGTAGATTTGATTACGGGGTTATATAAACCTAAAAATGGAAATGTATATTTAGATGATATTAAATTAGAAGATAAAAATATTGGATATTGGAGACAAAGTATAGGATATATCCCACAAGAAGTATATCTTTTTGATGGAACAATAGCTGATAATGTTGTATTTAATAGAGAATATAATGAAGAAAGATTAATAGAATCATTAAAAAAAGCAAGAATATGGGAATTTTTAAAGAAGAAAGAAGGAATAAAAACAATAGTAGGAGATAGAGGAATAATACTTTCTGGAGGGCAGAAGCAGAGGATAGCAATAGCTAGAGCTCTTTATGACAACCCAGAAGTATTAGTACTAGATGAAGCAACATCAGCCTTAGATAATGAAACCGAAGAAGAGATAATGAAAGAAATCTATAATGTATCAAAAGATAGAACTTTGATTATAGTAGCTCATAGACTTACAACATTAAAAGATTGTGACAGGATATTTGTTATAAATAATGGAGAAGTAGAAAGAATGGTAAAATCAGTAGATGAATTATAG
- the tagD gene encoding Glycerol-3-phosphate cytidylyltransferase: protein MWKMKISYSFGIIDFLHFGHIQMLKKAKITSDYHIFGIVDEESAKEWIGVLISSFEERKKVLEGIKYIDEVILQIGMNPTKNLLSLHEKYPNGEIEIYCDEKSAVTIPEEFLKKINGKLNIVEYYEKMAPENIAEALKNKEKKQKKYGNIISTKANTLLALKSRLKLSRIEDIYIVTEEEYIKNNLKILKEISQNIVGKK, encoded by the coding sequence ATGTGGAAAATGAAAATATCATATAGTTTTGGAATAATAGATTTCTTACATTTTGGACATATACAGATGTTAAAGAAAGCAAAAATAACTTCTGATTATCATATTTTTGGTATTGTAGATGAGGAATCAGCTAAGGAATGGATAGGAGTTCTAATATCTTCTTTTGAAGAAAGAAAAAAAGTACTAGAAGGAATAAAATATATAGATGAAGTTATTTTACAAATTGGAATGAATCCGACTAAAAACTTATTAAGTCTACATGAAAAATATCCAAATGGTGAAATAGAAATATATTGTGATGAAAAATCAGCTGTTACAATTCCAGAAGAATTTTTGAAAAAGATAAATGGAAAATTAAACATTGTAGAATATTATGAAAAAATGGCTCCTGAAAACATAGCAGAAGCTTTAAAAAATAAAGAAAAAAAACAGAAAAAATATGGAAATATAATATCAACAAAAGCTAATACTTTGCTAGCTTTGAAGTCTAGATTAAAGTTATCAAGAATAGAAGATATATATATTGTTACTGAAGAAGAATATATTAAAAATAATTTAAAAATATTAAAAGAAATTTCCCAAAATATAGTGGGAAAAAAATAG
- the rmlA2_2 gene encoding Glucose-1-phosphate thymidylyltransferase 2 has translation MKVIILAAGEGTRLKKYTQNLPKGMLEFKGKTIIERQIEIFRECGLEDIIIVKGFAEETINYEGIKYYINKKYHETNMVETLMEAKEEFNDDIIVSYSDILFDKELVEKMKNNNAKFSVAVDMNWKEYWQERYGKVDFDTESLKLDTNGNIISLGKENPKLEDIDARYIGLLKFSKEGLEKIVEILERDYKNYEDRPWKQSGKTIRKAYMTDLIQALIESNEEIKAEKFNNGWVEFDTNEDYEKALEWSNSHKINKFLKNI, from the coding sequence ATGAAAGTAATTATTTTAGCTGCTGGAGAAGGAACAAGATTAAAAAAATATACACAAAATCTACCAAAAGGAATGCTTGAATTTAAAGGAAAAACAATAATTGAAAGACAAATAGAAATCTTTAGAGAATGTGGGCTGGAAGATATAATAATAGTAAAAGGATTTGCAGAAGAAACAATAAACTATGAAGGAATAAAATACTATATAAACAAGAAATATCATGAAACTAATATGGTAGAAACTTTAATGGAAGCTAAAGAAGAATTTAATGATGACATAATTGTAAGTTATTCAGATATTCTATTTGATAAAGAACTAGTGGAAAAAATGAAAAATAACAATGCAAAATTTTCTGTTGCAGTAGATATGAACTGGAAGGAATATTGGCAGGAAAGATATGGAAAAGTAGATTTTGATACTGAAAGTTTAAAACTTGATACTAATGGTAATATAATTTCTTTAGGAAAAGAAAATCCTAAACTAGAAGATATAGATGCTAGATATATAGGACTTTTAAAATTTTCAAAAGAAGGATTAGAAAAAATAGTAGAAATATTAGAGAGAGATTATAAAAACTATGAAGACAGGCCATGGAAACAATCAGGAAAAACAATAAGAAAAGCATATATGACAGATTTGATTCAAGCATTGATAGAGTCAAATGAAGAAATAAAAGCAGAAAAATTTAATAATGGATGGGTAGAGTTTGATACAAATGAAGATTATGAAAAAGCACTAGAATGGAGTAATAGTCATAAAATAAATAAGTTTTTAAAAAATATATAG
- a CDS encoding integration host factor, alpha subunit, with translation MTEKEFLTLYKERRNLKSIREAKERLDSFWKALFDVLEEEDKVIIKDWGIFEKKEVKPRKILNLATRKMMMTEEKKVIKFKPRMKMIDKVNELNTLIEEEYEH, from the coding sequence ATGACAGAAAAAGAGTTTTTAACCTTATACAAGGAAAGAAGGAATCTAAAAAGCATAAGAGAAGCAAAAGAAAGATTAGATTCTTTCTGGAAAGCTCTTTTTGATGTTTTAGAAGAAGAAGATAAAGTAATAATAAAAGACTGGGGAATATTTGAAAAGAAAGAAGTAAAACCTAGAAAAATATTAAATCTGGCAACTAGGAAAATGATGATGACAGAAGAAAAGAAGGTTATTAAGTTTAAACCTAGAATGAAAATGATAGATAAAGTAAATGAGCTCAATACTCTCATAGAGGAGGAATATGAACACTAG
- a CDS encoding GMP synthase (glutamine-hydrolyzing), N-terminal domain: MDLIIFTGGGTVATEYLLTPTNEFIQKNRDKMEKELFEYGIENNIPILGICRGMQYINGLLGGKISKLSQERKIALDHEVTFFDEIIKVNNYHNDGIYLKI, translated from the coding sequence ATGGATTTAATAATTTTTACTGGTGGAGGAACTGTTGCCACTGAATATTTATTAACTCCAACTAACGAATTTATTCAAAAAAATAGGGACAAAATGGAGAAAGAATTATTTGAATATGGAATAGAAAATAACATTCCTATTTTAGGTATATGTAGAGGTATGCAGTATATAAATGGACTATTAGGAGGAAAAATTTCAAAGTTATCACAGGAAAGAAAAATAGCTTTAGATCATGAAGTAACTTTTTTTGATGAAATTATAAAAGTGAACAACTATCATAATGATGGAATATATTTAAAAATTTAG
- a CDS encoding ABC-type bacteriocin/lantibiotic exporters, contain an N-terminal double-glycine peptidase domain, with the protein MAMVTNQNIIFENRYLKLIYNFFNFESTKNFIFYFGITIVIIFLIKNILNIFFNYVLVSFTRNNYYKFTNRLMNNYLKYPYQNFVKKNSNDLMKNITTETNMLVNLIQSLLMLISEICIAFFIYLVMLYVDLKITLFVTVFMGANILLIKYLILNKTKNGV; encoded by the coding sequence ATGGCAATGGTAACTAATCAGAATATAATATTTGAGAATAGGTATTTAAAATTAATATATAATTTTTTTAACTTTGAAAGTACTAAGAATTTTATATTTTATTTTGGAATAACAATAGTAATAATATTTCTAATAAAAAATATTTTAAATATATTCTTCAATTATGTATTAGTCTCTTTTACAAGAAATAATTATTATAAATTTACAAATAGATTGATGAATAATTATTTGAAATATCCATATCAAAATTTTGTGAAAAAAAATTCTAATGATCTTATGAAAAATATAACAACAGAAACAAATATGCTTGTTAATTTAATTCAAAGTTTATTAATGTTAATTAGTGAAATATGTATAGCATTTTTTATATATTTAGTAATGCTATATGTTGATTTAAAAATAACTTTGTTTGTTACAGTATTTATGGGAGCAAATATACTTCTTATAAAATATCTAATCTTAAATAAAACAAAAAATGGGGTGTAG
- the cmpR_1 gene encoding HTH-type transcriptional activator CmpR, producing MDLHYLKIFYEVAKEKSFTKAASKLYINQSAVSIQVKKFEEILNAKLFDRSSKKIKLTYTGEALYKMAEDIFDKVKRAEKEISRIIDLDRARISIGATSVIGEPLIPRLMKGFSKAHEEIEYDVTIADKAWLLKLLKEGDLDILIIDEEHITDSNLEVLTIEKMPYVLVSKKEYHSMESVSKDPLITRKTIPNNNEAIAVIEDKYRISFDTKISVLGNLEVIKGMVREEIGNVILPYYAVHKEIERGEFKIIYKVNEVKDGYQVVITKDKKSLIQIIKFINFIQDYKIQY from the coding sequence ATGGATTTACATTATTTAAAAATATTTTATGAAGTGGCAAAAGAGAAAAGTTTTACTAAAGCAGCAAGCAAACTTTATATCAATCAATCAGCTGTATCTATTCAAGTTAAAAAATTTGAAGAGATTTTAAATGCAAAACTTTTTGACAGAAGTTCTAAAAAAATCAAGCTTACTTATACTGGTGAAGCTTTATATAAAATGGCTGAAGATATATTTGATAAAGTTAAAAGAGCAGAAAAGGAAATATCTAGAATTATTGATCTGGATAGAGCTAGAATCTCTATAGGAGCTACATCTGTTATTGGTGAGCCTCTTATTCCTAGATTAATGAAAGGATTTTCTAAAGCTCATGAAGAAATTGAGTATGATGTAACTATTGCTGATAAGGCATGGCTTTTAAAACTTTTAAAAGAAGGAGATCTTGATATACTTATCATAGATGAGGAACATATCACTGACTCTAACCTTGAAGTTTTAACTATTGAAAAAATGCCTTATGTTCTTGTAAGTAAAAAAGAGTATCATAGTATGGAAAGTGTATCTAAAGATCCACTTATCACTAGAAAAACTATTCCTAACAACAATGAAGCTATTGCTGTAATTGAAGATAAATACAGAATATCTTTTGATACAAAAATATCTGTACTTGGAAACCTTGAGGTAATAAAAGGAATGGTAAGAGAAGAGATAGGAAATGTAATCCTTCCTTATTATGCAGTTCATAAAGAGATCGAAAGAGGAGAATTTAAAATAATCTATAAAGTTAATGAAGTAAAAGATGGATATCAGGTAGTTATCACTAAAGATAAAAAAAGTCTTATTCAAATTATCAAATTCATCAACTTTATCCAAGATTATAAGATTCAATATTAG
- a CDS encoding Putative bifunctional phosphatase/peptidyl-prolyl cis-trans isomerase: MIKAIFFDIDGTLVSFNTHKVPKSTMKAFELLHEKGIKTFVATGRHPSIMSLGNNLDQLKFDGYVTLNGQYCFNDKEIIYKNSISPEDIKSLIEFLKDYPHPCGFVEGEGGMYINHINDNVRTVLEAVNLPMLPVKDISRALNNEVFQLNPYVSPEEEHIFMNALKNCEATRWNPLFLDIIPAGGGKHVAVEKIREYYGFSKEETMAFGDGGNDITMLSNVGIGVAMGNANENVKLIADYVTDTVDNDGIFKALKHFSII, encoded by the coding sequence ATGATAAAAGCTATATTTTTTGATATTGATGGAACTCTTGTTAGTTTTAATACTCATAAAGTTCCTAAAAGTACAATGAAAGCTTTTGAACTGCTTCATGAAAAAGGAATAAAAACATTTGTTGCAACAGGAAGACATCCTTCAATCATGTCATTAGGTAATAATCTTGATCAATTAAAATTTGATGGTTATGTAACTCTTAATGGACAATATTGTTTTAATGATAAAGAAATAATCTATAAAAATAGTATATCCCCTGAAGATATAAAAAGTCTTATTGAATTTTTAAAAGACTATCCTCATCCTTGTGGTTTTGTAGAAGGTGAAGGAGGAATGTATATTAATCATATAAATGATAATGTTAGAACTGTTTTAGAAGCTGTAAACCTTCCTATGCTGCCTGTTAAAGATATTTCAAGAGCTTTAAACAATGAAGTATTTCAATTGAATCCTTATGTATCTCCTGAAGAAGAACATATTTTTATGAATGCTTTAAAAAATTGTGAAGCTACAAGATGGAATCCATTATTTTTAGATATTATTCCAGCTGGTGGTGGAAAACATGTAGCTGTAGAGAAAATAAGAGAATACTATGGGTTTTCCAAGGAAGAAACTATGGCTTTTGGAGATGGTGGAAATGATATTACTATGCTCTCAAATGTAGGAATAGGCGTTGCCATGGGAAATGCTAATGAAAATGTAAAATTAATTGCTGATTATGTTACTGATACAGTGGATAATGATGGTATTTTTAAAGCTCTTAAACATTTTTCTATCATATAA
- a CDS encoding arylsulfatase: protein MKLLFIFLDAVRGDLSNLKNNKIAETELEVFLKKIGGNYYKNAYTVAPDTIRSFATIRSGMYPKKNGCTITSTSHSLFLESKLELFNYLIKKEFNIYILTNRYLEERETFNNLTRTKLFYEIDNLKKEYREDISENKVFFIHCFDYHESALCENTVFQEKKARNKIGNIMNNLVKDIEKEFDKVIIFSDHGFTLEEEEKKGYRSLNLGRTNVILQIRTNKEERKKIIIKEELVSLLDIFPTIVSWFESEAKYKFDGTSLDKKYEKTLYIEDGFTDFSGKINNIFTCTEMYRIKIINKEYEKNLI, encoded by the coding sequence ATGAAATTATTATTTATTTTTTTAGATGCTGTAAGAGGAGATTTGAGTAATCTGAAAAATAATAAAATAGCTGAAACTGAATTAGAGGTTTTTTTAAAAAAAATAGGTGGGAATTATTATAAAAATGCTTATACTGTGGCTCCAGATACTATAAGATCTTTTGCTACAATTAGAAGTGGTATGTATCCTAAAAAAAATGGTTGTACTATAACTTCTACAAGTCATAGTTTGTTTTTAGAAAGTAAGCTAGAATTATTTAATTATTTAATAAAAAAAGAATTCAATATATATATATTAACAAATAGATATTTAGAAGAAAGAGAAACTTTTAATAACTTAACAAGAACTAAATTATTTTATGAAATAGATAATTTAAAAAAGGAATATAGAGAGGATATCTCTGAAAATAAAGTGTTCTTTATACATTGCTTTGATTATCATGAATCAGCATTATGCGAAAATACAGTTTTTCAAGAAAAAAAAGCAAGAAATAAAATTGGAAATATAATGAATAACTTAGTTAAAGATATAGAAAAAGAATTTGATAAAGTAATAATATTTTCAGACCATGGATTTACATTAGAAGAAGAAGAGAAAAAAGGATATCGTTCTTTAAATTTAGGAAGAACTAATGTTATTTTACAAATAAGAACTAATAAAGAAGAAAGAAAAAAAATAATAATTAAAGAAGAGTTAGTTTCACTATTAGATATTTTTCCAACTATTGTGTCTTGGTTTGAGAGTGAAGCTAAATATAAATTTGATGGAACATCACTTGATAAAAAATACGAAAAAACTTTATATATAGAAGATGGATTTACTGATTTTTCTGGAAAAATAAATAATATATTTACATGTACTGAAATGTACAGAATAAAAATTATAAATAAAGAGTATGAAAAGAATTTAATTTAA
- the gmhA_2 gene encoding Phosphoheptose isomerase: protein MNLIDSYKTELVLLENFIKEEEKRKETEKVAKALAEVFNNGNKVLICGNGGSNCDALHFAEEFTGRFRGDRRALPAIAISESSHITCVGNDYGFDYVFSRGVEAYGKPGDMFIGISTSGNSGNVIKAVEAAKKIGMKTCVLLGKDGGKLKGMCDYEFIIPGKTSDRVQEIHMMILHIIIEGVERIMFPENY from the coding sequence ATGAACTTAATAGATTCGTACAAGACAGAACTTGTACTTCTTGAGAATTTTATCAAAGAGGAAGAAAAAAGAAAAGAAACTGAAAAAGTTGCCAAAGCTTTGGCAGAGGTTTTCAACAATGGAAATAAAGTATTAATCTGTGGTAATGGCGGAAGCAACTGTGATGCCTTACATTTTGCAGAAGAATTTACAGGAAGATTCAGAGGTGACAGAAGAGCTCTTCCTGCTATAGCAATATCAGAATCATCTCATATAACTTGTGTAGGGAATGACTATGGATTTGATTATGTCTTTTCAAGAGGTGTAGAAGCCTATGGAAAGCCTGGAGATATGTTTATAGGTATTTCTACCAGTGGGAACTCTGGTAATGTAATTAAAGCTGTAGAAGCTGCTAAGAAGATAGGAATGAAAACTTGTGTACTTCTTGGAAAAGATGGAGGAAAACTTAAAGGAATGTGTGATTATGAATTTATCATTCCTGGAAAAACTTCTGACAGAGTGCAAGAAATACATATGATGATACTTCATATCATTATAGAAGGTGTAGAAAGAATAATGTTCCCTGAGAACTACTAA
- a CDS encoding Pyruvate phosphate dikinase, PEP/pyruvate binding domain has translation MEEIKKAVENVFESYKKDIENIDKEQVLIQAQTENVMISGVIFTRDINYNRPFYLINYDDNGSTDSVTSGSGGKSLYISYDSKKEELPEIWKRLIESVKEIQNLLKGLVLDIEFAVNDKEEVIIFQVRPLAANYKFKDNLDDDEKFFELKNKNRNKYLTLENMFEENNIILSDMAFWNPSEIIGSNSKPLDYSLYREIITSSSWNKGLVPLGYKEADKDLMHKLGNKPYISVDDSFYSLIPNQISENISKKLVEFYKEKLKKNLKLHDKIEFEIVLSCYDFNTENSLNELLKNGFSNREILEIKGALFNLTKESMNNYFKILKKDLKDLDELKKVREKIENKLEKKDYIFYIESIKELLDSLNNYGTPHFSRQARYAFIAKSICKSLIDNRYASEEEIEEFMLSIRTIATEFKEDFDLYLNGELSRKEFDSKYGHLRSGTYDIRTDRYDKLEFNISKKEIQKKSYKEEKIVDFSFKNKLKDLNFEIEPEEFIEILRKCIENREYFKYEFTKSLSLVIEIIILLGKALEIPRNSLSYLEINDIYSIELYNKKKKQKNLPN, from the coding sequence ATGGAAGAAATAAAAAAAGCTGTAGAAAATGTTTTTGAATCATATAAAAAAGATATAGAAAATATAGATAAAGAACAAGTATTAATTCAAGCGCAGACAGAAAATGTAATGATAAGTGGAGTAATTTTTACAAGAGATATAAATTATAACAGGCCATTTTATCTGATAAATTATGATGATAATGGTTCTACAGATTCAGTAACAAGTGGAAGTGGAGGAAAATCTCTTTATATATCTTACGATTCAAAAAAAGAAGAATTACCTGAAATATGGAAGAGATTGATAGAATCGGTAAAGGAAATACAAAATCTATTAAAAGGATTAGTTTTAGATATTGAATTTGCAGTAAATGATAAAGAGGAAGTTATAATATTTCAAGTAAGGCCATTAGCAGCTAACTATAAATTTAAAGATAATTTAGATGATGATGAAAAGTTTTTTGAGTTGAAAAATAAGAATAGAAATAAGTATTTAACTTTAGAAAATATGTTTGAAGAAAATAACATAATATTATCTGATATGGCTTTTTGGAATCCTTCAGAAATAATAGGGTCAAATTCTAAACCATTGGATTATTCATTATATAGAGAAATAATAACAAGTAGTTCATGGAATAAAGGACTTGTACCATTAGGATATAAGGAAGCAGACAAAGATTTAATGCATAAATTAGGTAATAAACCATATATTTCTGTAGATGATTCTTTTTATTCTTTGATTCCAAATCAAATAAGTGAAAATATTTCAAAGAAGTTGGTGGAATTTTATAAAGAAAAATTAAAAAAGAACTTAAAATTGCATGACAAAATAGAATTTGAAATAGTTCTTAGCTGCTATGACTTTAATACTGAAAATTCTTTGAACGAATTATTAAAAAATGGTTTTTCTAATAGAGAAATACTAGAAATAAAAGGAGCGCTATTTAATCTAACTAAAGAAAGTATGAATAACTATTTTAAGATTTTAAAAAAGGATTTAAAAGATTTAGATGAGTTAAAAAAAGTAAGAGAAAAAATAGAAAATAAATTAGAAAAGAAAGACTATATTTTCTATATAGAGAGTATAAAAGAACTACTTGATAGCTTAAATAATTATGGAACTCCTCATTTTTCAAGGCAGGCAAGATATGCTTTCATTGCTAAATCTATATGTAAGTCATTGATAGATAATAGATATGCTTCTGAAGAAGAAATAGAAGAGTTTATGTTATCAATAAGGACAATAGCTACAGAATTTAAAGAAGATTTTGACTTATATTTAAATGGTGAGTTATCTAGAAAAGAATTTGATAGTAAATATGGCCATTTAAGATCAGGTACTTATGACATAAGAACTGATAGATATGATAAATTAGAATTTAATATTTCTAAAAAAGAGATTCAAAAGAAAAGTTATAAAGAAGAAAAAATAGTAGATTTTAGTTTTAAAAATAAATTAAAAGATTTAAATTTTGAAATAGAACCAGAAGAATTTATTGAAATCTTAAGAAAATGCATAGAAAATAGGGAATATTTTAAATATGAATTTACCAAATCTCTAAGTCTAGTTATAGAAATAATAATTTTATTAGGTAAAGCTCTTGAAATACCAAGAAATAGTTTATCATATTTAGAAATAAATGATATCTATTCTATAGAGCTTTATAATAAAAAGAAGAAGCAAAAGAATTTGCCGAATTGA
- a CDS encoding antitoxin HipB: MSKWIMIYDKCYQELIWEIKNIRVEKYTQKEFSKELGVTQKTVSHYENCRSEINLKLLIKICKILDINFIKMMKKFLKQNDNEK; this comes from the coding sequence ATGAGTAAATGGATAATGATTTATGATAAATGTTATCAAGAGCTAATTTGGGAAATAAAAAATATAAGAGTAGAAAAATATACTCAAAAAGAATTTTCAAAAGAATTAGGAGTAACACAAAAGACTGTAAGTCATTATGAAAATTGTAGAAGTGAGATAAATCTAAAATTATTAATAAAAATATGTAAAATATTGGATATAAATTTTATAAAAATGATGAAAAAATTTTTAAAACAAAATGATAATGAAAAATAA